In the genome of Candidatus Poribacteria bacterium, the window TAGTCTGCTGAAAGAATGGCTAAATGCCGAAGGTTTAGAAACCCGTATTGCCGATGGCGAAGGCGGTGCCTCACCGAATTTGGTGGACTGGGCAAAAGATGGACTCATTGATATTGTCCAATACGATATTTTCTATCCTGGCTTCTCACGCTGGCTGGAACTCGGTCCTGAGTTGGATGCGTCGAACGTCGGCACAGCACCACATCATTACGGTGGACACTATGGAAATTACGTAACCTGTCACCTTGCTGCAAAGGTAGAGCGGTTTGAATTCGTTGAATGGGATCACGCAACGACACCGGGTTTAGACGACTCTGGGTATTCCATATCCAATGGTTATGTAAACGTCCCACAGAGTCCGGGTTTTGGACTGAATCTGGATGAGACACCCTACCAAAAAGCGAGGGAAGAAAACGGATTTGATGTTCGCGCGTAATTAAGTCGTGTGTGCATTAGCGTCAAGCCGTTGTGAGTATCACTGATGCTAATGCGATTACAAAAAATCTGGGAGAAATAGAACCATGGCATATTTAACGGAAGCAGACAAGACTTTCTTTAAAGAAAACGGTTATCTGATTGTGCGCGGTGCCCTGGGGCAGGAAGCGATTGATGCCGCGCTTGACAGACTCTGGGAAGCAATGGACGAAGACAGAAATGACCCCGAATCGTGGATACGCAAGGGGTATCGCACAGTACCTGTTGGCAGTGAAGAAGTTATCAGCGGTACAACATACAACAACCGAGTCTTCGCTATGGCAGAGGAGCTTGTCGGTATGGACAAATTGAATACGAGCGGTGGTGCGGGACCGCATATCAATTTTCCGGATCCAGACAGGAAATGGAATGAACCGATGGGGCACCTTGATGGTTACCACACGCCTACGAATGGTGTGCCGAAAGGGGTCGTTGGTTCGTTCACGCTTGGTGCTACCGTTTATCTCAGCACAGTTGAAAAACATGGCGGCGGATTTACTGTCTGGCCAGGAAGCCATCAGATTTGGGCAGAATACTTCAGACACCATGACTTAGATAGCCTCCCAGGGGGTATCGCCCCCTTTGATTTAGGACCGAGTTACGAATTCACTGGTAAGGCAGGTGATGTTTGTTTCTGGCATCATCAGATGAGCCACACTGCTGGTCCGAACTGTGGTCGCAACGTCCGAATTGCATGTATTAGTAGGTACCGCCGAAGAGATCTCGATCAAATTAAGTTTGAGACTCCTGATGACATGTGGAAATATTGGGACGGGATTTCATAGCGTCTGGGTTTCTTCCTCGTATCAAGTTTCCTTGTGTTGGAGCATTACATAATGCTCCAAAATCGCACCTACAGCTACACCCTAATTTTTAATTTGTCAAATATTTGGACCTATGTTATGCTTTTCTTAACCGCATTTTATAGCGAGCAATAGTGTCAACCTTCAGTTAGTAGCAGAAACATGTTAGGGAAGTTTGGGAATGGACCTCTATCTGAACCCTTCCAAAATCACCGAGATAATAGGTGTGGAAGAAGAAATAATTAAGCGAACATTAGAACGGCGAGATGGGGACATTGAACCCTATCTGCGTGTCGTCTCTGCCCCACCTGAAAACCCTGGAGATCGTCCAAAGCCACAGATTCAGTTAAGGATTGATGGTCTCGCGCTGCTGATAAAAAAACTCACCTATAATATCCCTACAGATGATATTATTGAGAACCTCAGTTGTCAGGTATTTCATATTACGCATCTCAGGGAAACGTGTGAAAAATTGGAAACAGAGAATCAAGCCCTTATTGCCGAAAATGAGCAACTCCAGGAAAGAGTTGGAACGTTTCAAACCGAGAAAGATAATTTGTCCGCAGAAGTTGAAGACCTGAAAAGTCAACTCATTGCGGAACGATCCAAAACTTGGGTAGCCCGTTTACTCAAACGCGGAGATTGATGGGGCTGGACGAACGCGGCTGAAGGTGCTATCCCTGCAGGTATCGAAAAATCGCTATGGCAAAAGAAAAACGGAATCAACTGCTTGCGATCGGGTTCTTCGTGCTCGGCATGATCTGCCTCTATGTAGAGGGTATCTCATTCGTCCCATCTGTCATCGCTCAAAATGCCGTTTTGCTCAAAGGTATCGCGTTGGTGCTGCTGAGCATCGCTGCGATCCTTGCGGGTACTGCTTTTGAAAATAAACAGCGAATCGCCATCATTTCCAGCATAGGTTTGGCGATGAGTCTCGGATGCCTCTATCTGCCTGTCCCTTCAATCTTGCCCGGTTCAACGTTCCATATCCTTTTCGCTTGTGCAATTGCATTTGGCATGACAACCACTGCGAAGCGAGCAGCGACTATCGGTGCAGCAGCCCTTGCCTGTATTGGCATCGTTTTTCTTTACCAGCCTTTCTTCCCATCGCTTAATGGTACCGCCCTACACCTACTTCTACCCGGTATAATCGTTTTCTCAATCGTTTTTTCGCAGAAAACCTTGTGTGAGCAGATTTCTGTCGGCTTAATCGCGCTGGGTTTAATCGCGCTCTGCCAACCTTTTCTGATACTATTCTATCAAACCGGTTTCCAACTGTTGCTTACCGGATTAACAGGTTTTATTGTCGCAGCACATCGCTAAAAATTGTTAGACAAAAATTCTGGTCTTTCCATGAACTCTAATAGAAAAAAAGTTGTAATAGTAGGGGCAGGGGTTATCGGTGCCGCGATCGCGTATCATCTGTCCCAACGCGATGGAATCGCTGTGACGCTTCTGGAGCGTGACATTCCCGGTGCTGGGGCATCTGGACACTCTTTCGCGTGGGCAAACGCCTTTGGAAAGGAGCCGCGTGACTACCATACCCTCAACCGGCGTTCGTTGGATATGTGGTACCGACTCGCCCATCAACTTGATGCGGATATAGGTATTCACTATGGCGGCGAAATGCGGTGGGAAAACAATCCACAACATGCGACGCAGCTACGTCAACGCATTCAACAAATTCAGAGGTGGGGTTACCCGTGTCGGCTCATTACCCGTGATGAGATGTTGACACTTGAACCACACCTACACCTCGAAACCGTAGCAGCAGCATCTTTCTCAGAAGCGGATATCCACATTGAGACCGATAGATTCATTAATGTGTGTCTCCGACGCGGGCGCGAAACGGGTGTGGTGGTGCATCCACAAACCAGTGTTACTGGGTTTGTTATTCGTAATGGTAGTATCGTTGCTGTCAAAACCACCGATGCCGAATTTTCGTCCGATATTGTTGTCTTAGCAAGCGGTGTTCAGACGACCGAACTCGCCTCCTTAGTGCATACGCATATTCCGCAGCAACGGAGTCCGGGTATCGTTATTGAGACAACGCCGTGTGCTAAGGTTTTACACAATGTTGCGATCATTCATGCCCCTCCGAAAGATGAGAATCATCAGCACCTTCACCTCCGACAAATGGCTGACGGGAGTCTTCGGATCGGGCAGGGTACACAAGAAGGGATAAACCGTGATGATTCGCAACAGCATGCCGATGCGCTCCTCGCTCGTGCCAAAACCTATTTGCCAGCGATAGCAAATGCTGAGGCAATTCCAACGCCAGTGGGGTATCGTCCAATGCCGCTTGATGGGTTTCCGGTCCTTGGGTTTACCGAAGCAGTACAAAATCTGTATATAGCATTGATGCACAGCGGTGTGACATTAGCACCCTTGGTAGGTGAAATGGCGACCTTGGAAATTGCTGACGATGTGCGGGTGGATTGGTTCGCACCGTATCGACCAGAGCGATTTAGATAGGGTGTTGGGTTGCACGATTCCCTGCTTGCAAAGGGTTCTCGGTAACCCTCAAGAATTGTTGGATGCTACGGTTAATTAAAAAGAAGAAAATTTATCTCAATTTATTTTCAAACATTTGATATACTTTTATCATTAAATTGCTGTGGTGCCGAGTTGGGGGTTGTACGATCACAACCTCATCATTTACACAAATCCCTCCAAGATTAGAGCAACGAAGGAGATAAACATGTTAGATGCAAGAAAATTTTCGCTGATGCAATTTGTTACGCGAATTGCTATTTCTGTTTCTATCTTGATTTTTATATCGGTTCTCCTTAGCTTTGGCGGGGAAATCCTTGATGACTTTGATGATGGCGATACGGAAGGCTGGGAACGTTCGCCACAAAATGAAGATAGCAAGTCCTTTTGGGGCATAGAGAAAGGGAACACTTTTGTCACTTTCGATCCAAAGGGGATCGTGTGGAGCGAAGCGATCTCCCAGTTCAATTTCACTGGCGAAGGGTTAAACATTGGGGACCCAAGCAAATGGACAGACTATGACGTGGAGGTAGATTTGCGGCACAAAGAGGTAGCCAACTTCCCAGGTGGCGTTCGTGGACGCGTTGACCTTGAAACAGGTTCCCATTATGTTGTCTGGCTATATCCAGGATCGGCAAAAATGAATCTGTTTAGTAATCCAGGCTGGGACATTAATACCGGTCTGCAAAACCACGGTGAAGCTCCTTATAAGCCCGAAGTGGATGAATGGCACACGGTCAAATTGAGTTTTTCAGGTGCCACCATTAAAGTCTTCTATGATGGGAAGATGATGATTGAAACAAAGGATAATCAGTACAAAAGTGGAACGGTAGCACTCGGTAACCAAGACAAAATCGTGGATTACGATAACGTCCGCATCACTGGTCCCGATATTCCCAACTTTAATGCAAGTGCTGTCGAACCAGAAGATAAATTGACGATAACTTGGGGGCAGATAAAGTCGTCGTTTTAGAATCTATTTGAAGAAGGGAGGAATTGTCCGAAAGAAGGCGAGTCTATATAGACGAGATTTACTGATTGACTTAGGAACTCACGTAGGATTTAGAAGTTGTCCTGAAGTCAACCCTATTTCTCATAATGATCTGTGTACACCTTCACCAAGTCCCCCTTCCGAAAACCCGGAACAGCCGTAGCACACTCCAGTGCCAGATGCTCATAATCAATCTTCATCAATCGTGATAAGACATTAAGATTGCTCGCTTTTAAAAGCATCCACTGTTTGTTCCGCTCGCACTGCTTTTCATCTGTCTCTCTACGGGAGTAATCCTGCCACCCTTGACACGGCACAGCAAAATCAAAGGAGTTTTGAAAGACCTTCAAAGCGTCAGGTGTGTTGTTATACTGCCACATCTGAAAGGCACTATGTCGAATCGGTAAAGGCTCATACTGTCGCATATCGGGATGTGCGCTTACTAAACGCGTCCACACTTGGAACTCTGTATTTACCGAATAGGATTTATCGGTGTCGAGGTGGAACGCATCTCTTGGAAGGGGCAATTTACTGATAAACCGCATACTGGCATCAAGCCTCTTGTGAGTGCCAAACTTCCGGAAATTAACAGGGACAATAAACGCGACAATATCTGCCAAATACGCGGCATGGTTAAAGAAGTCTATCGCTAATTTTCCACGCTTGCCAAAAGGTGGATTGCCAATGATGGCAATATTTCTGCGTGTGAACGGGAAATCGGTGATTTCAAAAAAGTCTTGGGACCTCACATCGCTACATTTTGGCACGAGATCTATGCCTAACCGATTTTCCGGCGGCAAGAGTTTGTAGAACGCCCCGGTGCCAGCCGCAGGCTCTATGAAAAAGAGGTCGCTGAGACTTCGGTTTAGTGTTGAAAGCGTGTCTGTGAAATGCTCCCAACATGCCCTCGCGACCTCTGATTTCGTATAGAATTGGTCTAATGAATGTTGCACGATTTTTGTGAACTATACAGTGAACTACTCAAAGAGCACCAATTCGCCATCTTTGACAACCAGGATTTTCGGGGCGTAAACCGCCTCCCCGTGAGCATCAAAAGAGAATTTACCTAAAATTGTATCAAAATCTTTAATACTTGCGAGCGCGTCTCGAATCGCGGCAGAATTGGTTGAGTGTACCTTCGCGAGTGCCTCCGCCAAAATATAAAATGTCGCATACGAGCGCGCAGCATAATTGCTCGGTTCCATACCGAATGTGGCGGTATAATTTTCCACAAATGCTTGATTTTGTGGTGTATCAACAGCGGCACCCCATCCGATAAAAGTCATCGCTCCTTCAGCAGCCGCACCTGCCGCTTGCACATCTCCTCCGGTTAATGTGCGCACGATAAAGGGAGCGGATATACCGAGTTGATGCCCTTGGGTGAGGATGCCAGGTTTTTCTGGGGGTAAAGATGAAACAAAGATAACATCAGGATCCAGTGCCTGGATTCGGGTTAACTGTTCAGAAAAGTCGGTATCCCCCCCTTGGAAGGTTTCAGTGGCGACCACTTCAACCCCTTTCGCCGCCAGTACCTCCCGCACTGCCTCATCTCCATCAGTAGAGAAAGGATCAGTTTCATCATAGAGCGTAGCAGCTTGTTGATAACCGAGTTTCGCCTGTGTTGCTTCAATGCCGCTTGGTATCAGCACATTTGTGGCAAGTGAGACGCGAAAAACAAAATCACCCAGCGCGCTGAGACCGCGAGCGGAGGATGTCGGACTTATTGCCACTACCTGATTCTCTTGGGCAATCGGGAAAACTTCTTCGGTTTGGCCTGAGGTAGAAGGTCCGAGGATAACAGATACTCCGTCTTGATGAATCAGTTTGTTAAAACCCTCAACCGCACCCTCTATAGTGCTTCCATCGTCTTCAATGATGAGTTTGAGTTGTACGCCGTCGTGTTGTGCGGCGTTAATCTCATCGAGTGCCAATTCAAAGCCTTGCGATATTGGGATGCCAAACGAGGCACTGAGCCGACCTGTCAACGGTAAGACGACACCGATGGAAATATTTTCACTATCTTCCGTCATCTGAGGTGTGGTAGGTTGAACAATCTGGGAAACTCGATCACACGCGGAAAATCCGACAATTAATGCAGCAATCGCAAATAAAAATGCGAATGGTGTAAATTTTTTAGTGTTCATAAAACTCCTTTGATTGTATACGTAATTTATACTTTAGTCTATTGACAGCACGCGAAGTGCTTATTATTTCAGTCTTCTTATTATATCATTTTCACTCTGAAATTCAATACAAAATCGCCTTGGTTCCCAACAGCCATGTACTTGACTAATTTTCTGTTATCGGATATATTGAAGTGAATTCAAGCCTCAGAACAGACAACTTCATACCAGATAGGACACTATGACAACTGAAGCAAAATCACCGGTCCGTTGGGGAATTCTCAGCACAGCAAACATCGCGACAAAAGTCGCCCGTGCGATTCATCTCGCTGGGAATGCTGACTTAATAGCCGTCGCGAGTCGGACCGAAGAACGTGCCGCTGCATGGGGACGAGAGCATAATGTCTCTACGACCTACGGCACCTACGATGCCCTCCTCGCTGATGACTCACTTGATGCCATCTACATTCCCTTACCGCCCTCACTTCACGCCGAATGGACAATCAAAGCCGCCGAACACGGCAAACACGTCCTCTGTGAGAAACCGCTCGCTGCAAACGCTGATGAGGCGATCGCAATGGCAGATGCTTGTCACCAGAATGGGGTGCAACTCATGGATGGTGTTATGTGGGTTCACCATGAGCGCACCGCGGCGATGAAACGGAAACTAACAGACGACACCCTCGGACGACTCCGGCGCGTGACAGCGGCATTTACCTTCAATTGGGACACAATTCCTGTCGGGAATATCCGGGCGATGAAAGAGTTCGCAGGTGGAAGTCTCGGAGATTTAGGCTACTACTGTGTCCGTGCGATTCTCTGGGCATTCGAGGAGATGCCAACACAGGTGTTCGCGACGGCGCGTTACAAAGTCGGCGTGGATTTTAATCTTGCGGGTATCCTCTGGTTCAGCGATGAACGCATTGCTACCCTGGATTGTGGGTTTGACACAGGGCTCCGAAAGTGGTTCGAGGTCGCTGGCACGCGCGCCTCAATCGTTTGTGATGATTTCACCGTCCCTACTTCTGAGGACTCTGCTCGATTTTGGGTGCATGGACCCGACGGAAACGAGCAGAACACGATTGAGGGAGGTATCCAAGAGGCCACAATGATTGAACGGTTCTCTCATATCGTGCAATCTCGGAACCTTGAGGAAAAGTGGGCTGAAGTGGCAGTAAACACAGTGCGCGTCTGTGATGCATTACTTGAATCGGATCGGCGTAAAGAAGTGGTCGAACTCTAATACCGGAAACATTAATTGAGGATTGCTATGAAAATTACCAATATCGAAACGTTTATTGTGGATGCTGGATGGCGG includes:
- a CDS encoding phytanoyl-CoA dioxygenase family protein encodes the protein MAYLTEADKTFFKENGYLIVRGALGQEAIDAALDRLWEAMDEDRNDPESWIRKGYRTVPVGSEEVISGTTYNNRVFAMAEELVGMDKLNTSGGAGPHINFPDPDRKWNEPMGHLDGYHTPTNGVPKGVVGSFTLGATVYLSTVEKHGGGFTVWPGSHQIWAEYFRHHDLDSLPGGIAPFDLGPSYEFTGKAGDVCFWHHQMSHTAGPNCGRNVRIACISRYRRRDLDQIKFETPDDMWKYWDGIS
- a CDS encoding FAD-binding oxidoreductase, with translation MNSNRKKVVIVGAGVIGAAIAYHLSQRDGIAVTLLERDIPGAGASGHSFAWANAFGKEPRDYHTLNRRSLDMWYRLAHQLDADIGIHYGGEMRWENNPQHATQLRQRIQQIQRWGYPCRLITRDEMLTLEPHLHLETVAAASFSEADIHIETDRFINVCLRRGRETGVVVHPQTSVTGFVIRNGSIVAVKTTDAEFSSDIVVLASGVQTTELASLVHTHIPQQRSPGIVIETTPCAKVLHNVAIIHAPPKDENHQHLHLRQMADGSLRIGQGTQEGINRDDSQQHADALLARAKTYLPAIANAEAIPTPVGYRPMPLDGFPVLGFTEAVQNLYIALMHSGVTLAPLVGEMATLEIADDVRVDWFAPYRPERFR
- a CDS encoding DUF1080 domain-containing protein translates to MLDARKFSLMQFVTRIAISVSILIFISVLLSFGGEILDDFDDGDTEGWERSPQNEDSKSFWGIEKGNTFVTFDPKGIVWSEAISQFNFTGEGLNIGDPSKWTDYDVEVDLRHKEVANFPGGVRGRVDLETGSHYVVWLYPGSAKMNLFSNPGWDINTGLQNHGEAPYKPEVDEWHTVKLSFSGATIKVFYDGKMMIETKDNQYKSGTVALGNQDKIVDYDNVRITGPDIPNFNASAVEPEDKLTITWGQIKSSF
- a CDS encoding ABC transporter substrate-binding protein, whose translation is MNTKKFTPFAFLFAIAALIVGFSACDRVSQIVQPTTPQMTEDSENISIGVVLPLTGRLSASFGIPISQGFELALDEINAAQHDGVQLKLIIEDDGSTIEGAVEGFNKLIHQDGVSVILGPSTSGQTEEVFPIAQENQVVAISPTSSARGLSALGDFVFRVSLATNVLIPSGIEATQAKLGYQQAATLYDETDPFSTDGDEAVREVLAAKGVEVVATETFQGGDTDFSEQLTRIQALDPDVIFVSSLPPEKPGILTQGHQLGISAPFIVRTLTGGDVQAAGAAAEGAMTFIGWGAAVDTPQNQAFVENYTATFGMEPSNYAARSYATFYILAEALAKVHSTNSAAIRDALASIKDFDTILGKFSFDAHGEAVYAPKILVVKDGELVLFE
- a CDS encoding Gfo/Idh/MocA family oxidoreductase, whose product is MTTEAKSPVRWGILSTANIATKVARAIHLAGNADLIAVASRTEERAAAWGREHNVSTTYGTYDALLADDSLDAIYIPLPPSLHAEWTIKAAEHGKHVLCEKPLAANADEAIAMADACHQNGVQLMDGVMWVHHERTAAMKRKLTDDTLGRLRRVTAAFTFNWDTIPVGNIRAMKEFAGGSLGDLGYYCVRAILWAFEEMPTQVFATARYKVGVDFNLAGILWFSDERIATLDCGFDTGLRKWFEVAGTRASIVCDDFTVPTSEDSARFWVHGPDGNEQNTIEGGIQEATMIERFSHIVQSRNLEEKWAEVAVNTVRVCDALLESDRRKEVVEL